DNA from Candidatus Binatia bacterium:
GCGGGTATAAAGGACGTTCCGGAAGCCGGGGAACAAGCCGATCACTTCGGAGATTCCGATGGGGTAGCGGCTGAGAGTGATGGCATCATCCACGTTGTTGAACGTGCCCACGGCCATTTCGTAGGTGAACGGGCACGCTGTCCCGAGCTGCGCCTGGATCAGCGGAACCATCGGCGTCCAGATCTCCTGCAGAGTCACGACGTCGGGGCATCCGGTCCCGGAGATCCAGTCGTACAGCAGGTCGACCCGGTCGGATTGTCGGCAGTTGAGCGGTGTGCAGAAGAGGCCGTGGAGGAGATTCAAGTTGACGACGGTGATGTCGTTCTTCTCGGCACACCCGGCGGGCGCCGGTGCGGCCTTTGCGAGGACGCGGCCGGACTCGTTTCGCTTCACGGTGCCGCCGAAGCTCGCGCAGTACCGCACGCCGTCGATCTCGAGGCGTACGGACACCGGAAGGCGCTGCGCGTTCGCGGCGAGATCGCACGGCCAACTCTCTCCCTTCGCCGAGATCGTAATGCGTCCGTCCCGAATCAGGACTTTGCGCACGCCGCCGGGCTGGGCCGCGACCGGGCGATACTTCCAACCGGTGACGGGACCGCTGCCCCCGAGCGGCTGCCATCCCGCGGGGTCGAGTTCGATTTCCGCGTAACAGTGCCCGGTCTCGGCGCCGCCGGATACGACGATTCGTGAGCCCAGTGAGGGGTCGGCGAACGGAGCGCTGATCGCATCGTCCTTGAGGACGACGCTAAGCTTCCGCGCCTTGGCGTTCGTCGCCGACGCCTTCAACCTAAGCTTCTGGCCGGCGACGGGGACGTCGACGGCGGTTGCCTGAGGCGGCAGAGCGAGCAGGATTCCGAGTGCCAGCGCGGGGGGCCCCATCCAGGATGTCATGGCGGCATTCTCTCACTCCCCGGGCTCGGTTTGTCAACGTCAAACGGCCGACCTCGCGCGGCTTGTAATTCGGTGTCGCATCGGGGAAGGACCCCCATGCGCGCAGC
Protein-coding regions in this window:
- a CDS encoding endonuclease/exonuclease/phosphatase family protein → MTSWMGPPALALGILLALPPQATAVDVPVAGQKLRLKASATNAKARKLSVVLKDDAISAPFADPSLGSRIVVSGGAETGHCYAEIELDPAGWQPLGGSGPVTGWKYRPVAAQPGGVRKVLIRDGRITISAKGESWPCDLAANAQRLPVSVRLEIDGVRYCASFGGTVKRNESGRVLAKAAPAPAGCAEKNDITVVNLNLLHGLFCTPLNCRQSDRVDLLYDWISGTGCPDVVTLQEIWTPMVPLIQAQLGTACPFTYEMAVGTFNNVDDAITLSRYPIGISEVIGLFPGFRNVLYTRIDHTTGPIDVFTTHLASSADDATGPCGGTCPTECVNAGAATVRECQSVQLAAFVEARHDVPTSALITGDFNAEPGEFEYLQMTDRGWIDTWVEAGATCDLVTGIGCGSNRNSSLVDLESPAVTSDERIDFIFRIPPQSATCSVDSPTDSDGDGVATTMWADQANPFEACGPLPLAMCWPSDHNGNQLDLECS